The following proteins are encoded in a genomic region of Oceanisphaera profunda:
- a CDS encoding ISAs1 family transposase, protein MNTDAFTQYFGEIDDPRQPAKIIYPLFDVLFLTICAVIAGAEGWEDIEDFGSAHLNWFQKKGLFPEGVPVHDTIARVISRLDPVQFQQCFIRWVQSITHRTDGELIAIDGKVLRGSYDRENRQSTIHMVSAFSSANGVVMGQLKTNAKSNEITAIPALLKLLDIKGCLISIDAMGCQTNIAKTIINQGGDYLLAVKGNQELLFKAVRTALSASIAVSTNSDKINIEQGHGRTEIREYHVLPAGDLAHQFPDWKGLKTIGVAIGYRREKSGKSSLEYRYYISSAELDSIRFGKAVRGHWGIENSLHWVLDVSMKEDACPIYRENGAEVLASIRHLALNMIRSETSRKASVRRKQKMASMSCAYLDKILVAGFTVLGKK, encoded by the coding sequence ATGAACACGGATGCTTTTACACAGTATTTTGGTGAGATAGACGACCCTCGCCAACCAGCCAAAATTATCTATCCGCTATTCGATGTATTGTTCCTCACTATTTGTGCTGTCATCGCTGGTGCTGAGGGTTGGGAAGACATCGAAGACTTTGGGAGTGCCCACCTGAATTGGTTTCAAAAAAAGGGCTTATTTCCAGAGGGAGTGCCAGTTCACGACACTATCGCTAGGGTGATTTCCCGCCTCGATCCCGTTCAGTTTCAGCAATGCTTTATTCGCTGGGTTCAGTCGATAACACACCGTACTGATGGTGAGCTTATCGCCATTGATGGCAAGGTACTACGCGGCTCTTACGATAGAGAGAATAGACAATCGACCATCCATATGGTCAGCGCTTTTTCCTCCGCTAATGGCGTGGTCATGGGCCAATTAAAAACCAATGCCAAGTCGAACGAAATTACCGCTATTCCAGCGCTGCTCAAGTTGTTGGATATCAAGGGATGCTTGATTTCTATTGATGCCATGGGCTGTCAGACCAACATTGCCAAGACTATTATCAACCAAGGTGGCGACTATTTACTGGCAGTAAAAGGTAATCAAGAGTTGTTGTTTAAAGCGGTGCGAACAGCCCTATCAGCTAGCATAGCTGTCTCCACAAACTCCGATAAGATCAACATTGAGCAGGGGCACGGTCGTACTGAGATCCGAGAATATCATGTATTGCCAGCAGGCGATTTAGCGCACCAGTTTCCTGACTGGAAAGGCCTAAAAACTATCGGGGTGGCTATTGGCTATCGTCGTGAAAAATCAGGTAAATCCTCGCTTGAGTATCGTTACTATATCAGTTCAGCAGAGCTCGATAGTATCCGTTTCGGCAAGGCAGTCCGTGGGCATTGGGGTATCGAAAATAGCCTGCATTGGGTGTTGGATGTGTCAATGAAAGAAGATGCCTGCCCCATTTACCGTGAGAATGGGGCTGAAGTGCTGGCGAGCATCCGTCACTTAGCACTCAACATGATACGCTCTGAGACATCAAGGA